The Acidobacteriota bacterium DNA window ATGTTTCTCTCAATGTAAAAGCTCTTGGTGGGAAATGTATCCTCTACGGCATAATTGGCAATGATGATGACGGAAAATTACTCAGGAATTTAGTTAATGAAGATAAAGGCCTTGTATCCGACTTAAGAAGACCAACTACTTTAAAAACAAGAGTTATAGCTCATCAACAGCAGGTCGTAAGAGTGGACAGAGAAGTAACGACAAAAATATCTGGAGAAATAGAGAGTAGCCTTTTCAAGAAACTTAAGGAAAATAAAACTGATGGAATTATTGTATCTGACTATAATAAAGGCATAATAACTAAAACTTTAATGGAAAAAATCGTAAATTTTTCCAAGGAAAAGGACATCCCCATATTTGTAGACCCAAAAGTTGAAAATATCGAGCTATATAGAGATACTTATTTAATAACGCCCAACCAGACGGAAGCAGAAGAAATAACAAGAATTAGATTGAAAAACGAAGGGGACATTGAAAAAGCAGCTATTAAGATTAAAGAAGAACTAAACTGCAAATATGTAGTAATAACCCGAGGAGAGAAAGGAATGAGTGTGCTCGAGGATGAAACCCGATTTTATCATCTTCCGGCCAAGGCAAAAGAGGTTTATGATGTAACCGGCGCAGGAGATACAGTAATTTCTATTTTAGCTCTCTCTTTGCTCTCAGGAGCAGACATTTATGAAGCCTCTAATCTGGCAAATTATGGAGCTGGTATTGTCGTGGGAAAGCTTGGAACTGCAACAGTTACTCAAAAAGAGCTATTCCTCTCAATAAAAAATAGTATCAGGCGTTAAATTTAACAATTTTTTT harbors:
- the rfaE1 gene encoding D-glycero-beta-D-manno-heptose-7-phosphate kinase; the encoded protein is MEIKKIERLIKNYSNVNVSIIGDVMLDRFIFGRVSRISPEAPVPVVEIEKEEIRAGGAGNVSLNVKALGGKCILYGIIGNDDDGKLLRNLVNEDKGLVSDLRRPTTLKTRVIAHQQQVVRVDREVTTKISGEIESSLFKKLKENKTDGIIVSDYNKGIITKTLMEKIVNFSKEKDIPIFVDPKVENIELYRDTYLITPNQTEAEEITRIRLKNEGDIEKAAIKIKEELNCKYVVITRGEKGMSVLEDETRFYHLPAKAKEVYDVTGAGDTVISILALSLLSGADIYEASNLANYGAGIVVGKLGTATVTQKELFLSIKNSIRR